One genomic window of Manihot esculenta cultivar AM560-2 chromosome 16, M.esculenta_v8, whole genome shotgun sequence includes the following:
- the LOC110604041 gene encoding pentatricopeptide repeat-containing protein At1g61870, mitochondrial encodes MALFSRLRIHPLLTRNRRYFSTILSPGSTTPLSSKEKTRAALSLLKSEANPEKIVEICRAASLTPESHLDRIAFSVAISQLSKSNHFSYIQQFLDDLRSSRADLRSSERFSGHAIVLFGQANMINHAIRTFEEYHADVVGSGAGSVKALNALLFACILAKDFGEVKRIFLEFPKKYSIEPNLETYNTVVKAFCESGSSSSGFSVLAEMDRKGLKPNATTFGSLLAGFYKEEKFEDAGKVLDMMKKHGIRQGLSTYNIRIQSLCKIKRSAEAKVLLDEILCRNMKPNSVTYCNLIHGFCNEGNLEEAKGLFNSMIRRGIKPDADCYFTLVHYLCRGGNFDTALRICKESIEKGWVPNFGTMKSLVNGLAGVGKVAEAKELVGQMKEKFSKNANLWEEVEASLSQ; translated from the coding sequence ATGGCTTTATTCTCTCGTCTCAGAATTCACCCTCTTCTAACCAGAAACAGACGCTACTTCTCCACAATCCTTTCTCCAGGTTCCACCACTCCTCTCTCCTCCAAGGAGAAAACCAGAGCCGCGCTTTCTCTTCTAAAATCCGAAGCAAACCCAGAAAAGATCGTTGAGATCTGCAGGGCAGCTTCTCTAACCCCTGAATCTCATTTGGATCGGATCGCCTTCTCCGTCGCCATCTCCCAGCTTTCCAAATCCAACCATTTCTCCTACATCCAGCAGTTTCTCGATGACCTCCGCTCTTCTCGCGCTGATCTTCGGTCCTCCGAACGATTTTCCGGTCACGCCATCGTCCTTTTTGGCCAGGCCAACATGATCAACCACGCTATCCGCACCTTCGAGGAATATCACGCTGATGTTGTTGGTTCTGGTGCTGGGTCCGTTAAAGCTTTGAACGCTCTGCTTTTCGCTTGTATTTTGGCTAAGGATTTTGGGGAGGTGAAGCGGATTTTTCTCGAGTTCCCTAAGAAGTATAGCATTGAGCCGAATTTGGAGACTTATAATACGGTTGTCAAAGCATTTTGCGAGTCTGGGAGTTCCAGCTCGGGTTTTTCCGTTTTGGCAGAAATGGATAGGAAGGGGTTGAAGCCAAATGCAACTACTTTTGGGAGTTTGCTTGCTGGGTTTTATAAAGAGGAGAAGTTTGAAGATGCGGGGAAAGTATTGGATATGATGAAAAAACATGGGATTCGCCAAGGGTTAAGTACTTACAATATTAGGATTCAGAGTTTGTGCAAGATCAAGAGGTCTGCAGAGGCGAAAGTTTTGCTTGATGAGATTTTGTGTAGGAATATGAAGCCAAATTCTGTTACTTATTGTAATTTGATTCATGGTTTTTGTAACGAAGGAAATTTAGAGGAAGCAAAGGGACTGTTTAACAGTATGATTCGTAGAGGGATTAAACCAGATGCTGATTGTTATTTCACGTTGGTGCACTACTTGTGTAGAGGTGGGAATTTCGATACTGCATTGAGAATTTGCAAGGAAAGCATTGAGAAGGGATGGGTTCCAAACTTTGGAACTATGAAGTCGCTGGTGAATGGGCTTGCTGGTGTTGGGAAGGTTGCAGAGGCAAAGGAGCTTGTTGGACAAATGAAGGAGAAATTTTCTAAGAATGCTAATCTCTGGGAAGAGGTTGAAGCCAGTTTGTCGCAGTAG